A genomic region of Lachnoclostridium edouardi contains the following coding sequences:
- the spoIVA gene encoding stage IV sporulation protein A encodes MDNFNVYKDIEARTGGEIYIGVVGPVRTGKSTFIKRFMELMVLPELADEHQKTRARDELPQSAAGKMIMTTEPKFIPKEAADIQLDDGIQAKVRLIDCVGFMVDGAGGHIENDMERLVKTPWYEEEIPFTKAAEIGTRKVIADHSTIGVVITSDGSFGELKRQNYIPAEERTIQELKDIGKPFILLLNSMKPLSEETLAMAQDLKNKYGVTVLPVNCEQLKKEDIYHILEQVLKEFPVTEVDFFIPKWLEILPSSHWLKAQVIQAVKEMMKDVSQMKDVGDYIPESSEAITGMKIQNMEMSDGSVAVNVNVDDSYYYQILSDYVGIPIEGEYQLMQLLSSMAKMRSEYEKVQNAMSQVRLKGYGVVTPERGEIMLDEPQVIKHGNKYGVKMKAEAPSINLIKAHIETEIAPIVGSEQQAKDLIAYIKENARNSEDGIWNTNIFGKSIEQIVEDGIQAKVSQLTEECQQKLQDTLQKIINDSNGGMICIII; translated from the coding sequence ATGGACAATTTTAATGTATACAAAGATATTGAAGCCAGAACCGGAGGAGAAATTTACATCGGCGTTGTAGGACCAGTGCGCACTGGAAAGTCTACATTTATTAAGCGCTTTATGGAACTTATGGTACTTCCGGAACTAGCGGATGAACATCAGAAAACAAGGGCCAGGGATGAACTTCCTCAAAGCGCCGCAGGAAAAATGATTATGACTACAGAACCTAAATTCATCCCCAAGGAGGCTGCTGACATTCAGCTGGACGACGGGATTCAGGCTAAGGTACGGTTAATCGACTGCGTAGGTTTTATGGTGGACGGAGCCGGCGGACATATTGAAAACGACATGGAACGCCTTGTAAAGACGCCGTGGTATGAGGAAGAAATTCCATTTACAAAGGCAGCTGAAATCGGCACCAGAAAAGTCATTGCAGACCATTCTACCATTGGAGTGGTGATTACAAGCGACGGCTCTTTTGGAGAGCTGAAACGTCAAAATTACATACCTGCTGAAGAGCGGACAATACAGGAATTAAAGGATATTGGCAAACCTTTTATTCTTCTTTTAAATTCCATGAAGCCTTTATCAGAAGAAACCTTAGCTATGGCTCAGGATCTGAAAAATAAATATGGGGTCACAGTGCTTCCTGTTAACTGCGAACAGCTGAAAAAAGAGGATATTTATCACATTTTAGAACAGGTGCTGAAGGAGTTTCCTGTAACAGAAGTAGACTTTTTCATTCCTAAATGGCTGGAGATTCTTCCTTCCTCCCATTGGCTGAAAGCCCAGGTAATTCAGGCTGTAAAGGAAATGATGAAGGACGTCAGCCAGATGAAAGATGTAGGGGACTATATTCCTGAATCCTCAGAAGCTATTACAGGAATGAAAATTCAGAATATGGAAATGTCTGACGGCAGCGTAGCTGTTAACGTAAATGTGGACGACAGCTATTACTATCAGATTCTCAGCGATTATGTAGGCATTCCCATTGAGGGCGAATACCAGCTGATGCAGCTGCTTTCCAGCATGGCAAAAATGAGAAGCGAATACGAAAAGGTTCAAAATGCTATGAGCCAGGTAAGACTAAAAGGTTATGGAGTAGTTACGCCGGAGCGGGGAGAAATTATGCTGGATGAACCTCAGGTAATTAAACACGGTAATAAATACGGTGTAAAAATGAAAGCGGAGGCTCCCTCTATTAACCTAATTAAGGCCCATATTGAAACAGAAATCGCCCCTATTGTGGGAAGCGAACAGCAGGCCAAGGATTTAATTGCCTATATTAAAGAAAATGCCAGAAACAGCGAGGACGGCATCTGGAATACAAATATATTCGGTAAATCTATTGAGCAGATTGTAGAAGACGGCATCCAGGCAAAAGTTTCCCAATTAACAGAAGAGTGCCAGCAAAAGCTTCAGGATACTCTTCAGAAAATAATTAACGACAGCAACGGCGGTATGATTTGCATTATTATCTGA
- the rnhA gene encoding ribonuclease HI encodes MSKVQIYTDGSARGNPDGPGGYGAILHFTDSSGVLHEKTMSAGYERTTNNRMELMAAIAGLEALNRPCQVELYSDSKYLTDAFNQHWIDNWIRMNWNRGKSGPVKNIDLWKRLLKAAEPHQITFIWVKGHAGHPQNERCDQLATSAADGSDLLKDPGIDI; translated from the coding sequence ATGAGCAAGGTACAAATATATACAGACGGGTCGGCCAGAGGCAATCCAGACGGTCCGGGAGGCTACGGAGCAATTCTTCATTTTACAGATTCCAGTGGAGTCCTCCATGAAAAAACTATGTCCGCCGGATATGAAAGAACTACCAACAACCGAATGGAATTAATGGCGGCTATAGCCGGGCTGGAAGCCTTAAACCGCCCTTGTCAGGTGGAGCTGTATTCTGATTCCAAGTATTTAACAGACGCTTTTAATCAGCATTGGATTGACAACTGGATTCGGATGAACTGGAACAGGGGAAAAAGCGGGCCTGTAAAAAATATTGACTTGTGGAAACGGCTTTTAAAGGCAGCAGAGCCTCATCAGATTACTTTTATATGGGTAAAAGGCCATGCCGGACATCCTCAAAACGAACGGTGCGACCAGCTGGCCACCAGTGCGGCGGACGGCTCTGATCTTTTGAAAGATCCTGGCATCGATATATAA
- a CDS encoding MBL fold metallo-hydrolase RNA specificity domain-containing protein, whose protein sequence is MELMFIGADHEVTGSCHYIQAGDTKLLVDCGMEQGLNVYENAELPVSYAQIDYVLLTHAHIDHAGLLPLIYARGFRGQVITTVATTDLCDIMLRDSAHIQESEAEWKNRKARRAGKEETEPLYKMADAMGVLRHFSPLHYGEKVQLSDSVTVKFTDVGHLLGSASIEVWLTEGDVEKKIVFSGDIGNKNKPIIRDPQYLTSADYVVMECTYGDRLHKAGSDHIKELAQIIQETLDKGGNVVIPAFAVGRTQELLYFIRHIKANHLVTGHDGFEVYVDSPLAVEATHVFSKNLLECYDDDTKALVEKGINPIGFRGLKLSITSDESKNINFDETPKVIISAAGMCDAGRIRHHLKHNLWRQESTIVFAGYQAVGTIGRSLVDGAVSVKLFGETIDVKAKIVQMEGISGHADQNGLIQWVKAFEKTPDKVFLVHGDDKVCDSFAQLLRDSYGFQTEAPFSGSVFDLAKGTWITVAQGVPVEQKVPSAAAKKASGVFARLVAAGERLMQVILHNQGGANKDLAKFADQIHSLCDKWDR, encoded by the coding sequence ATGGAACTTATGTTTATTGGTGCGGACCATGAGGTAACAGGCAGCTGTCATTACATCCAGGCAGGCGACACAAAGCTGCTGGTGGACTGCGGCATGGAGCAGGGGCTGAATGTATATGAAAATGCAGAGCTTCCCGTCAGCTATGCACAGATTGATTATGTGCTGCTGACCCATGCCCACATTGACCATGCAGGCCTTTTGCCTTTGATTTACGCAAGAGGCTTTAGAGGTCAGGTAATTACAACAGTTGCCACTACCGACTTGTGTGATATTATGCTTCGCGACAGTGCCCATATACAGGAATCTGAGGCAGAGTGGAAAAACAGAAAGGCAAGACGGGCAGGAAAGGAAGAGACAGAGCCGCTTTATAAAATGGCTGATGCCATGGGAGTCCTTAGACACTTTTCACCCCTCCACTATGGCGAGAAGGTACAGCTAAGCGACTCTGTTACCGTTAAATTTACTGATGTGGGACATTTATTAGGTTCGGCTTCCATAGAAGTATGGCTGACAGAAGGGGACGTGGAGAAAAAAATTGTTTTCTCCGGAGATATTGGCAATAAAAATAAACCGATTATTAGAGATCCTCAGTATTTAACCAGCGCAGATTATGTAGTGATGGAATGTACTTATGGAGATCGTCTGCACAAGGCGGGATCTGACCATATAAAAGAGCTGGCTCAGATTATCCAGGAAACCTTAGATAAGGGAGGCAATGTAGTAATTCCTGCATTTGCCGTTGGACGTACTCAGGAGCTTTTATATTTTATCCGCCATATTAAAGCTAATCATTTAGTTACAGGTCACGACGGCTTTGAAGTTTATGTAGACAGCCCTTTGGCTGTAGAGGCAACCCATGTATTTTCTAAAAATCTGCTGGAGTGCTATGACGATGATACAAAAGCGTTGGTGGAAAAAGGCATCAACCCTATTGGGTTCAGAGGCTTAAAGCTTTCTATTACCAGTGATGAATCTAAAAATATAAACTTTGACGAAACTCCAAAGGTAATTATTTCCGCAGCCGGAATGTGCGATGCCGGCCGTATCCGCCACCATTTAAAGCACAATTTGTGGAGACAGGAAAGTACTATTGTTTTTGCAGGCTATCAGGCGGTTGGCACAATTGGGCGAAGTCTGGTGGACGGGGCAGTCAGCGTAAAGCTGTTCGGCGAAACTATTGATGTTAAGGCGAAAATCGTTCAGATGGAAGGCATCAGCGGACATGCAGACCAAAACGGACTGATTCAGTGGGTAAAGGCATTTGAGAAAACGCCGGACAAAGTATTTTTAGTTCACGGCGACGACAAGGTGTGCGACAGCTTTGCACAGCTTTTAAGAGATTCCTATGGCTTCCAGACAGAAGCTCCTTTCAGCGGCTCTGTGTTTGATTTAGCCAAGGGAACATGGATCACTGTTGCCCAGGGAGTTCCTGTGGAGCAGAAGGTGCCTTCTGCCGCGGCTAAGAAAGCAAGCGGCGTCTTTGCCCGTCTGGTAGCCGCCGGAGAAAGGCTGATGCAGGTGATTCTCCACAACCAGGGCGGCGCCAACAAGGATTTGGCCAAATTTGCAGACCAAATTCACTCCCTTTGCGATAAATGGGACAGATAA
- a CDS encoding lysozyme inhibitor LprI family protein: MSKNRGKLFVILLIVFIGIAVTFFTNKIVGDPATASTESQSIVSSVLIPSGQSSSTEQAEIIEGEVGVVDGRPKNKSGSVSEDEEQAKETVLSPLEAAPAEDSAPPLAETEAALGYSSEQTVSTYKQRLDEVSVQVEKMKTENSEYNRYTAKSMADTELKLWDSELNLIYNAILDGMASEEKEPLIKEEREWLLERDFAAAQTSESYGGSMESVEYTASLAASTKSRCYELVEKYGTYLQ; the protein is encoded by the coding sequence ATGAGCAAAAATCGGGGAAAACTCTTTGTTATTCTGCTTATTGTTTTCATAGGAATAGCAGTTACATTTTTTACAAATAAAATCGTGGGAGATCCGGCGACAGCAAGTACAGAATCTCAAAGCATAGTATCTTCTGTCCTTATCCCCTCCGGACAATCTTCATCTACAGAGCAGGCGGAGATTATAGAGGGCGAGGTAGGCGTAGTGGACGGCAGGCCTAAAAATAAGTCCGGCAGCGTCTCTGAGGACGAAGAGCAGGCAAAGGAAACCGTGCTTTCTCCATTAGAAGCCGCTCCTGCAGAAGATTCTGCCCCCCCCCTTGCGGAGACGGAGGCAGCTTTAGGTTATTCTTCTGAGCAGACTGTGAGCACTTACAAGCAGCGGCTGGATGAGGTCAGCGTTCAGGTGGAAAAGATGAAAACGGAAAACAGCGAATATAACCGTTATACAGCCAAAAGCATGGCCGACACAGAATTAAAGCTGTGGGACAGCGAGCTGAATCTTATATACAATGCCATATTAGACGGTATGGCTTCTGAAGAAAAGGAACCTCTTATAAAAGAAGAAAGAGAGTGGCTTTTAGAGCGTGACTTTGCAGCGGCGCAAACCTCAGAAAGCTACGGAGGCTCTATGGAAAGCGTAGAATACACAGCGTCATTAGCCGCCTCCACCAAAAGCCGCTGTTATGAGCTGGTAGAAAAATACGGAACCTATTTACAATAA